The Streptomyces nigra genome includes the window CTGGACGAGCAGGAGCACCGAGCGGGTGTCGACCGTCCAGTGGGCGTCCAGCATGGCCGCGTCGATCTCGTCGAGTGTGCCGTCGCCGCCGCTCAGGGCGTGGTTGGCGACGAGGATGTCGAGGCGGCCGCCGAGCGCCGAGGCGGCCGTGGCGATGAGTTCGGCGGGTGCGGCCGGGTCGGAGAGGTCGCCGGGACCGGCCACGACGCGTGCGCCGGGGTCGCCGAGCGCCTCGCGCACGGAGGCCACGACGTCCTCGGGACGGTCGGCGCCCCAGAGCATGGCGGCGTCGTGCGGGACGTGGTGGTGCAGGTAGACGCTCGCGCCGTGGGCGGCGAGCCGACGGGCGACGGCGTGCCCGATGCCGCCGCGCCGGCTGGCGCCGGTCACCAGGGCGGTACGGCCGCGCAACGGCAGCGGGTCGCGGCGCAGTTCGTCGGTGCTGGGGTGGGGAAGTCGCGGCATGACAGATCATCATGCGGGTCGCTCCCGGGCCACGCACCTGGTTATCGGGGCGCCCTTCGGTTCAGTGCGCGAGTCTCCGCAGCTGGACCAGGATCAGCCAGGTCTCGGGGCCGGGCCGGGCGTGCGAGGCGCGGACGGCGTACGTCCCCGGGGTGAGGGGCACCCGCAGATGCTCGGTCCGTTCCGTCTCCCCGCCCGGCCACGCCGAGTCGAACAGCACCACCGGGCCTGCCACCTTCCAGTGGACCTCGTGCCCCCAGTCCGCCGTGGCCAGGGCGGACGGCACCCCGGCGAGCAGGTCCGCCTCGGAGTCGGCGGCGCACCACCGGACGAAGACGCCGTGGGCCGGGAGGTAGGCGGTGGACGCGGGTTCGTCGCCGAGGACCAGGGCGGCGCCGTCCCCGACGGGGAGGAGGCCGACGGCGGTGTCGACCTCGCAGGCCCGGTCGTAGTCCGAGGCGGTCTCGTCGCCGTCGGCGCCGGCCCAGAACGGAAGAACCGTCTCCGGCACGGCTATCAGCGGGCCGCCGCCCGACTCGATCCACTCCAGCGTCCCCGGTTCCGCGTAAGTCACCATGGCAGCAGAACCTACACGCAGGGCCGCCGCACGGGTCATGGTGTCCAACAGGCGCCTCAGCAGCCGCAGTCCGCGTCGGTCGCGGGGGCGGTGAGCGGGTCGGCGGGCCGGCTCTCGCGGCCCTCCCAGGTCTCGTACGCGAAGCCCTCGCGCACCCAGTACTCGAAGCCGCCGAGCATCTCCTTGACCCGGTAGCCGAGTTCGGCGAGGGCGAGTGCGGCGCGGGTCGCCCCGTTGCAGCCCGGGCCCCAGCAGTACGTCACCACGGGCACGGCCCGGTCGAGCAGGTCCCCGGCCTGCTCCGCGATGAGCGCGGTGGGCAGGTGCACGGCGCCGGGGACGTGCCCCTGGTCCCAGGCCGCGGTGGACCGGGAGTCGAGGACGACGAATCCGGGGT containing:
- a CDS encoding SDR family oxidoreductase, coding for MPRLPHPSTDELRRDPLPLRGRTALVTGASRRGGIGHAVARRLAAHGASVYLHHHVPHDAAMLWGADRPEDVVASVREALGDPGARVVAGPGDLSDPAAPAELIATAASALGGRLDILVANHALSGGDGTLDEIDAAMLDAHWTVDTRSVLLLVQAHARLRPAGPGGRVVMMTSGQDIAGGMPGEIAYALQKGALASITRSLATTLAERGITVNTVNPGPVDTDYLTGDAYDAVAERFPGGRWGLPDDPARLIAWLATDEAGWITGEVVNSEGGFRR
- a CDS encoding immunity 21 family protein, producing MVTYAEPGTLEWIESGGGPLIAVPETVLPFWAGADGDETASDYDRACEVDTAVGLLPVGDGAALVLGDEPASTAYLPAHGVFVRWCAADSEADLLAGVPSALATADWGHEVHWKVAGPVVLFDSAWPGGETERTEHLRVPLTPGTYAVRASHARPGPETWLILVQLRRLAH
- a CDS encoding rhodanese-like domain-containing protein, whose product is MTAAVPAVNPVLRVAPAAPAEAVAHFRASLAFHADVADVAAGLAAGGDPGFVVLDSRSTAAWDQGHVPGAVHLPTALIAEQAGDLLDRAVPVVTYCWGPGCNGATRAALALAELGYRVKEMLGGFEYWVREGFAYETWEGRESRPADPLTAPATDADCGC